A DNA window from Buttiauxella agrestis contains the following coding sequences:
- a CDS encoding heme/hemin ABC transporter substrate-binding protein has protein sequence MKRWLIALLAMPVVVTASERVVAIGGDVTEIAYALGASDQLVARDSTSLHPAAATKLPDVGYMRELNAEGILAMRPTLVLASAQAKPSLALEQVASSHVKVVTIPATNSLDGIDDKIAAVAQAMGKTAQGDALRQQVHTRLAAIPENPLPVKVLFIMSHGGMTAMAAGQETAADAAIHAAGLQNAMQGFKRYQPMSQEGVIASQPQLVLVTADGVKTLGGEDNVWKLPGLAQTPAGKNRQLLVVDDMALLGFGLQTPDAILALRHKAEQLP, from the coding sequence ATGAAACGCTGGCTAATTGCCCTGCTTGCAATGCCTGTGGTTGTCACCGCCAGTGAACGGGTGGTGGCAATTGGCGGCGACGTCACAGAAATTGCCTACGCATTAGGTGCGAGCGACCAGTTAGTCGCTCGTGACAGCACCAGTCTGCATCCGGCGGCGGCAACCAAACTGCCTGACGTTGGCTATATGCGTGAGCTTAATGCCGAGGGGATTCTGGCCATGCGCCCAACGTTGGTGCTGGCGAGCGCGCAGGCGAAACCCTCACTTGCGCTGGAGCAGGTTGCCAGCAGCCACGTCAAAGTCGTGACGATTCCCGCCACAAATTCGCTGGATGGGATTGATGACAAGATTGCTGCGGTAGCACAGGCCATGGGAAAAACGGCCCAGGGCGACGCTTTGCGCCAGCAAGTCCATACCAGGCTGGCGGCGATTCCTGAAAACCCACTGCCGGTAAAAGTGTTGTTTATCATGAGTCATGGCGGCATGACCGCGATGGCAGCCGGGCAAGAAACTGCGGCTGATGCCGCAATTCATGCCGCTGGTTTGCAAAATGCGATGCAAGGTTTCAAACGTTACCAGCCCATGTCGCAGGAAGGTGTGATTGCCAGCCAGCCACAACTGGTGCTGGTCACTGCCGACGGCGTGAAAACACTGGGCGGCGAAGATAACGTCTGGAAGTTACCGGGCCTTGCGCAAACCCCTGCCGGGAAAAACCGCCAGCTATTAGTGGTGGATGATATGGCTTTGCTGGGTTTTGGCCTGCAAACGCCGGATGCGATTCTTGCATTACGTCATAAAGCGGAGCAATTGCCTTGA